The genomic region CAAGCTGCAATAACAAAGATGAAAATAGTATTGAACCACAGGAATTTCCACCGACCATTAATGCTACACTGATTCATCAAGACAATATCAGGGAATACATTTTACATATACCACCTACTTATGATGGAACTGCACAAGTCCCTTTGGTCATAGTTCTTCACGGTGGTGGCGGTACAGCAGAAAGCGTTCAAGGGTTTACCCAAATGAACCCGGTTTCTGACAGCAATGGATTTATTGTTGCCTATCCACAAGGCTTCGGACCAACCCAGAATGGTTTCAGTTGGGCAGATGGAAGGGAAACCAGTGCGACCAATATGGGTATTGATGACATAGGTTTTATAGATAAGTTATTGGTTGAATTGGAAGAGAACTACGCCATAGATTCACATAAAATCTATATCTGCGGATTTTCAAACGGAGGTTTTATGACACAGAAAATAGCTTGTGAAACCGAAAATAAATTTGCGGCAATGGCTAGCTTGGGCAGCACCATTGGCTCGGAAACACTCAGTCAATGTAATACTTCACAGAAAATACCAATGGCATTCATCTTCGGCGATTTAGACCCGTTCGTGCCTTATGAAGGTGGAACCGTAGCCAACAATCCCTCACCCATTGAGGGAATTGAAACTTTGGTCGATTTCTGGAAAACCAATAACGTATGCCAAACTACCAATGAGCCATTGGATTTACCTGATTTGGATATGACCGATAACGCTACAGTTACTTTATTTGAGTATTCCGACTGTGCTTGTAATGCCGACGTGCTTTTCTATAAAGTGAACAATGGCGGACATACTTGGCCAGGTGTTGAGAACGTGGACTACGAAACTATTGCTTGGGAAACCAATGAGGATATTAATGCAAGCGAGGTGTTATGGAATTTCTTTGATGGGTATGCACTTTGTCTTTAAACAGGCTGATTATTTGATTGGCTCAAACCTATAATACAATTTCGATGCAATCCAAGCTCCAACAACCATTTCAATCCAACTTAGTGGCAAAGCTATCCAT from Costertonia aggregata harbors:
- a CDS encoding alpha/beta hydrolase family esterase, translating into MKLIVKSLLYIALLSSCNNKDENSIEPQEFPPTINATLIHQDNIREYILHIPPTYDGTAQVPLVIVLHGGGGTAESVQGFTQMNPVSDSNGFIVAYPQGFGPTQNGFSWADGRETSATNMGIDDIGFIDKLLVELEENYAIDSHKIYICGFSNGGFMTQKIACETENKFAAMASLGSTIGSETLSQCNTSQKIPMAFIFGDLDPFVPYEGGTVANNPSPIEGIETLVDFWKTNNVCQTTNEPLDLPDLDMTDNATVTLFEYSDCACNADVLFYKVNNGGHTWPGVENVDYETIAWETNEDINASEVLWNFFDGYALCL